In the Arthrobacter sp. 31Y genome, one interval contains:
- the dapC gene encoding succinyldiaminopimelate transaminase produces MISAAPAFGLNLPDYPWEAMAPYLATAGKHPGGVVNLSIGTPVDPTPGLIREALTAASDAHGYPTVHGTEALRQSVVDWFASRRGVPGLDPNDVMPTVGSKELVAWLPFLLGLSAGDVVVRPTVAYPTYDIGASLAGATAVAADDLDELDAATRAKVRLIWINSPGNPTGSVRDVESLQRIVSQARELGAVVASDECYAELGWGEWDAQRGGKAVPSILDPRVSGGSTDGLLCVYSLSKQSNLAGYRAAFVAGDSAIMANLVNSRKHAGMIVPYPVQEAMRVALGDAGHVLAQKDLYRGRRERIVPALEKFGLTIHESKAGLYLWSTAGEATWDTVARFAELGIVVGPGVFYGDAGNGFIRVALTGSDERIDAAVERLATAS; encoded by the coding sequence TTGATTTCCGCGGCGCCGGCTTTCGGCTTGAACCTGCCTGACTACCCGTGGGAGGCTATGGCGCCGTATCTTGCCACAGCCGGTAAACACCCCGGTGGCGTAGTGAATCTTTCCATCGGCACGCCGGTGGACCCTACTCCCGGCCTCATCCGTGAGGCCCTGACCGCAGCTTCGGACGCCCATGGCTACCCCACGGTGCACGGAACCGAGGCCCTGCGCCAATCCGTGGTGGACTGGTTCGCCAGCCGCCGTGGAGTCCCCGGACTCGATCCCAACGATGTCATGCCGACCGTGGGCTCGAAGGAGCTCGTGGCCTGGTTGCCGTTCCTGCTTGGCCTGAGCGCCGGCGATGTTGTTGTACGGCCCACCGTTGCTTACCCGACGTACGATATTGGAGCATCACTGGCTGGCGCCACTGCGGTTGCTGCCGATGACCTCGATGAGCTTGATGCGGCCACCCGTGCGAAGGTCCGGTTGATCTGGATCAATTCACCGGGGAATCCTACTGGCAGCGTCCGCGACGTTGAGTCGCTGCAGCGGATCGTGAGCCAGGCCCGCGAACTCGGTGCGGTGGTGGCCTCGGATGAATGCTACGCCGAGCTGGGCTGGGGCGAGTGGGACGCACAACGTGGCGGGAAAGCTGTCCCCAGCATCCTGGATCCCCGGGTGAGTGGTGGATCCACCGATGGCTTGCTGTGTGTTTATTCGCTGAGCAAGCAGTCCAATCTTGCGGGATACCGTGCTGCGTTCGTTGCGGGCGATTCCGCGATCATGGCCAATCTGGTCAACAGCCGCAAGCATGCGGGCATGATCGTTCCCTACCCTGTGCAGGAAGCCATGCGCGTTGCCCTGGGCGATGCCGGCCACGTGCTGGCCCAGAAGGATCTGTACCGCGGACGCCGCGAAAGGATTGTTCCGGCACTGGAGAAGTTCGGGCTGACGATCCACGAATCCAAGGCCGGGCTCTACCTTTGGTCCACGGCCGGAGAAGCCACGTGGGACACGGTAGCCCGATTCGCTGAACTCGGTATCGTGGTGGGTCCGGGCGTTTTCTATGGAGACGCCGGTAACGGATTCATTCGGGTGGCCCTCACCGGCAGCGATGAACGAATTGATGCCGCCGTGGAACGGCTTGCCACAGCGTCATAA
- a CDS encoding SGNH/GDSL hydrolase family protein: MLLRKRKSRCWIFLVACTMMGCRTSATWRTTMRQAPAVFRMLAPLIAAGVLLVGCGPSPTPIMAPSGSTVPGPAQTAAADKPLRIAPAPSSLNLPVGSLYKNPANNRSELVLADVRHTAVLIGDSQSMPKDSWPQQGIAAMGYKLHVVGMGGTGYVASNGKTGNYIDALQRGDWVLPFGDPPLIVIQGGGNDATQRATDAQISSNAERLLAALKKRYPGTTLAMIGTLARGVSNGGGRRTEIDALLGRIAAKHAIPFVSAGDWLTRYNAIGDLQDGVHLKPAGHAKLGAALAREFTALGLTARPDSSEPAK; this comes from the coding sequence ATGTTGTTACGTAAACGCAAGTCCAGATGCTGGATTTTCCTGGTCGCGTGCACCATGATGGGCTGCAGAACCAGTGCCACGTGGAGAACAACGATGCGACAAGCTCCGGCCGTGTTCCGCATGCTCGCACCATTGATCGCCGCAGGTGTTCTCTTGGTGGGCTGCGGACCTAGCCCAACGCCAATAATGGCCCCCTCAGGTTCAACCGTGCCCGGGCCCGCGCAGACAGCTGCCGCGGATAAACCGCTGCGGATTGCGCCCGCCCCCAGTTCCCTCAACCTCCCCGTGGGCTCGCTGTACAAGAACCCCGCCAACAACCGCAGCGAACTGGTTCTCGCCGACGTCCGGCACACCGCTGTACTCATTGGCGATTCCCAGTCAATGCCGAAGGACTCCTGGCCGCAGCAGGGCATCGCAGCCATGGGCTACAAATTGCATGTAGTGGGCATGGGCGGCACCGGCTATGTAGCAAGCAATGGGAAGACCGGCAACTACATCGATGCGTTGCAACGCGGTGACTGGGTGCTTCCCTTCGGGGATCCACCGTTGATCGTGATCCAGGGTGGCGGCAATGATGCCACCCAACGTGCCACAGACGCGCAGATCTCCAGCAACGCCGAGCGACTTCTCGCTGCACTGAAGAAGCGCTACCCCGGAACCACCTTGGCCATGATTGGAACCCTTGCCAGGGGTGTGAGCAATGGCGGCGGACGTCGCACAGAAATAGATGCCCTCTTGGGACGCATCGCGGCCAAGCACGCCATACCGTTCGTCAGCGCGGGCGACTGGCTCACCCGCTACAACGCGATCGGGGATCTTCAGGATGGCGTGCATTTGAAGCCTGCCGGGCACGCAAAGCTTGGCGCCGCACTTGCTCGCGAATTCACCGCCCTTGGCCTCACGGCACGCCCGGACAGTTCCGAGCCGGCTAAGTAG
- a CDS encoding ABC transporter permease, whose product MVRFILRRLLQVIPVFLGTTLLVYYMVFALPGDPIAALFGDRQPPQSVIDALRAQYNLDQPFWVQYGLFIKNLFTFNLGVDFTQQPIADSLARAFPVTAMLAIEALIIQAVFGIAFGVFAGLKKGKLFDSTVLVVSLLVIAVPTFVLGFVFQLVFGVQLGWAKPTVGANADWGNLILPAVVLGLVSFAYVLRLTRASVSENMNADYVRTATAKGLSRPRVVIAHILRNSLIPVVTYLGANLGGLMGGAIVTEGIFNVPGVGNKLFQAIQRSEGPTIVAIVSVLVLVFVITNLLVDLLYAWLDPRIRYDQ is encoded by the coding sequence GTGGTTCGCTTCATTTTACGTAGACTTCTCCAGGTCATCCCGGTTTTCCTGGGGACCACGCTCCTCGTCTATTACATGGTCTTCGCACTACCCGGTGACCCCATTGCCGCTCTCTTCGGGGATCGCCAGCCACCGCAGAGCGTCATCGACGCCTTGCGGGCCCAGTACAACCTGGACCAGCCGTTCTGGGTTCAGTACGGACTTTTCATCAAGAACTTGTTCACCTTCAACCTCGGCGTTGACTTCACCCAGCAGCCCATTGCCGACTCACTTGCCAGGGCTTTCCCCGTCACGGCGATGCTCGCCATTGAAGCCCTCATCATCCAAGCCGTGTTCGGCATCGCCTTCGGTGTTTTCGCAGGTCTCAAAAAGGGCAAGCTCTTCGACTCCACCGTTCTGGTCGTTTCGCTTCTGGTGATTGCGGTCCCCACCTTCGTTTTGGGCTTCGTTTTCCAGCTCGTGTTCGGTGTCCAGCTCGGCTGGGCAAAACCAACAGTGGGTGCAAACGCTGATTGGGGCAACCTGATCCTTCCTGCCGTTGTGTTGGGGCTTGTTTCCTTCGCCTACGTACTTCGCCTGACGCGCGCCTCTGTCAGCGAGAACATGAACGCGGACTACGTGCGCACCGCCACTGCCAAGGGCCTTTCCCGGCCCCGCGTCGTGATTGCTCACATTCTCAGGAACTCATTGATCCCTGTGGTGACCTATTTGGGTGCCAACCTTGGCGGGCTTATGGGCGGCGCCATCGTTACTGAGGGCATCTTCAACGTTCCCGGAGTGGGAAACAAGCTCTTCCAAGCCATCCAGCGAAGCGAGGGTCCTACCATCGTCGCGATCGTGAGTGTCCTGGTGCTTGTTTTCGTCATTACCAACCTCTTGGTTGACCTCCTTTACGCCTGGCTTGACCCGAGGATCCGCTATGACCAGTAA
- a CDS encoding ABC transporter permease, protein MTSNTEHFVAPVEETPLLATDAVKTDQAPLSLWADAWRKLRRRPMFIVSSLLILLLVVVALFPGLFTSVAPDNDCQLANSEGGPTAGHPLGFTLQGCDVYSRVIHGTQASLSVGVLSVLAVVIIGVTLGALAGYYGGWLDSVLARLGDIFFALPIILGALVITQLPLFRENRSVWTVVLTISLLAWPQMARITRGAVIEVRNADFVTAARSLGVSKFGALVKHALPNALAPVIVLATLELGVFIVLEATLSFLGVGLPGSVMSWGNDISAANASIRTNPGILLYPAAALSITVLSFIMLGDAVRDALDPKSRQR, encoded by the coding sequence ATGACCAGTAATACTGAACACTTCGTAGCTCCCGTCGAGGAGACACCGCTTCTGGCCACCGATGCTGTGAAAACGGATCAGGCACCCCTCAGCCTCTGGGCAGACGCGTGGCGCAAGCTCCGCCGCCGCCCCATGTTCATCGTTTCGTCGCTGCTGATCCTGCTGCTTGTAGTCGTTGCGCTTTTCCCGGGTCTCTTCACCAGCGTGGCACCCGACAACGATTGCCAGTTGGCTAATTCCGAGGGAGGGCCCACTGCGGGCCATCCGCTCGGTTTCACACTTCAGGGTTGCGACGTTTACTCGCGCGTGATCCACGGTACGCAGGCCTCCTTGTCCGTCGGCGTACTGTCCGTGCTCGCTGTAGTCATCATCGGTGTCACCTTGGGTGCACTGGCTGGCTACTACGGTGGCTGGTTGGATTCTGTTCTCGCTCGTCTCGGCGATATCTTCTTTGCCTTGCCGATCATCCTCGGCGCTTTGGTCATCACGCAGCTGCCGCTGTTCCGTGAGAATCGGAGCGTCTGGACAGTGGTCCTGACAATTTCGCTGCTCGCGTGGCCCCAAATGGCGCGAATCACCAGAGGTGCCGTCATTGAGGTGCGAAACGCGGACTTCGTCACGGCGGCCCGGTCACTGGGTGTTTCCAAGTTCGGGGCCTTGGTGAAGCATGCGCTGCCGAACGCTTTGGCGCCCGTGATTGTCCTCGCCACCCTGGAACTGGGCGTTTTCATTGTGCTTGAAGCTACCCTGTCCTTCCTGGGTGTCGGGTTGCCCGGCAGCGTAATGTCGTGGGGTAATGACATCTCCGCGGCCAACGCGTCCATCCGTACCAACCCGGGTATCCTGCTTTACCCGGCAGCCGCCCTGTCCATCACCGTCCTGAGCTTCATCATGCTTGGCGACGCCGTCCGCGATGCTCTTGATCCCAAGAGCCGTCAGCGCTAA
- a CDS encoding dipeptide ABC transporter ATP-binding protein has protein sequence MTSANIRIDEATAQVRPILEIKDLAITFKTGSGEVKAVKNAHLSIMPGETVAIVGESGSGKSTTALAAIGLLPNNGRVSSGQILLDGEDIAHASEKRMIELRGSHIGMVPQDPMSNLNPVWKIGYQVRETLKANGRPDGPEDVARVLAEAGLPDAARRAKQYPHEFSGGMRQRALIAIGLSCQPKLLIADEPTSALDVTVQRRILDHLDKMTTELGTSVLLITHDLGLAAERADKVIVMYQGNVVEAGPSLDLLRNPQHPYTRRLVESAPSLASRRIQVAKEQGVEAEDLLAPVAAAKDRAQDEVLQIKNLRKIYKLRQGLGQTSDFAAVDDVSFAVKRGTTTAIVGESGSGKSTVAKMVLQLEKPTEGQILFDGVDTAGLKGRELFKFRRRVQPIFQDPYGSLDPMYNIFRTIEEPLRVHKIGNAASREKKVRELLDQVALPQSMMQRYPNELSGGQRQRIAIARALALDPEVIICDEAVSALDVLVQAQVLNLLADLQDNLGLTYLFITHDLAVVRQIADHVCVMEKGKLVETGSTDDVFDNPREAYTQALLDAIPGGSLLLPPAVA, from the coding sequence ATGACTTCTGCAAACATCAGAATTGATGAAGCCACTGCACAAGTGCGGCCCATCTTGGAAATCAAGGACTTGGCCATCACTTTCAAGACCGGTTCCGGAGAGGTTAAGGCAGTAAAGAACGCCCACCTCTCCATCATGCCGGGCGAAACTGTTGCCATTGTGGGGGAGTCGGGTTCAGGAAAGTCGACGACGGCGCTGGCCGCCATCGGCCTGCTGCCCAACAACGGACGCGTCTCATCCGGGCAGATTTTGCTCGACGGCGAAGACATCGCGCACGCTTCGGAGAAGCGGATGATCGAGCTCCGTGGCAGCCACATCGGCATGGTTCCCCAGGATCCGATGTCCAACCTGAACCCAGTGTGGAAGATTGGCTACCAGGTACGCGAAACCCTGAAGGCCAACGGTCGACCCGACGGCCCCGAGGACGTTGCCCGCGTCCTTGCTGAAGCGGGCCTCCCGGACGCTGCGCGGCGTGCCAAGCAGTATCCACACGAATTCTCCGGCGGCATGCGTCAACGTGCGCTGATCGCCATCGGCCTGAGTTGCCAACCCAAGCTCCTTATTGCCGACGAGCCAACCTCGGCGTTGGACGTTACGGTGCAGCGCCGGATCCTGGATCACTTGGACAAGATGACCACTGAGCTGGGTACTTCCGTGCTGCTCATTACCCACGACCTCGGCTTGGCCGCCGAGCGGGCTGACAAAGTCATTGTCATGTACCAGGGCAACGTGGTTGAGGCAGGTCCTTCCTTGGATCTGCTGCGCAATCCCCAGCACCCGTACACCCGTCGTCTGGTTGAATCTGCTCCTTCACTGGCTTCCCGCCGTATCCAGGTGGCCAAGGAGCAGGGAGTGGAGGCTGAGGATCTTCTGGCGCCTGTAGCGGCTGCGAAGGATCGTGCCCAGGACGAGGTCCTCCAGATCAAGAACCTGCGCAAGATCTACAAACTGCGTCAGGGCCTCGGCCAAACGTCCGATTTCGCTGCAGTTGACGATGTCAGCTTTGCCGTCAAGCGCGGGACCACCACAGCGATCGTGGGGGAGTCCGGATCGGGCAAGTCCACTGTTGCCAAAATGGTCCTCCAATTGGAGAAACCCACTGAGGGACAAATTCTCTTCGACGGTGTGGACACAGCGGGGCTCAAGGGCAGGGAGCTGTTCAAGTTCCGTCGCCGTGTGCAGCCCATCTTCCAGGATCCCTACGGTTCCCTGGACCCGATGTACAACATCTTCAGGACTATTGAAGAGCCGCTGCGCGTGCACAAGATCGGTAACGCGGCCAGCAGGGAGAAGAAGGTACGCGAGCTCTTGGACCAGGTAGCTTTGCCGCAGTCCATGATGCAGAGGTACCCCAACGAGCTCTCAGGTGGCCAGCGCCAGCGCATTGCGATTGCACGAGCCCTGGCCTTGGACCCCGAAGTGATCATCTGTGATGAGGCTGTCTCAGCACTCGACGTCCTTGTACAAGCGCAGGTGCTCAACCTGTTGGCGGATCTTCAGGACAACCTTGGGTTGACCTACCTGTTCATCACCCACGACCTCGCGGTCGTCCGCCAAATCGCAGACCACGTCTGCGTGATGGAAAAGGGCAAGTTGGTGGAGACGGGCAGCACGGATGACGTCTTCGATAACCCGCGCGAGGCCTACACGCAAGCACTCCTGGATGCCATTCCGGGTGGTTCGCTGCTGTTGCCACCTGCCGTGGCCTGA
- the fdxA gene encoding ferredoxin, giving the protein MTYVIAQPCVDVKDKACIEECPVDCIYEGERSLYIHPDECVDCGACEPVCPVEAIYYEDDTPEEWADYYKANVEFFDDLGSPGGAAKIGNTGKDHPFISALPPQNQDH; this is encoded by the coding sequence GTGACGTACGTAATCGCGCAGCCGTGTGTGGATGTCAAGGACAAGGCATGTATTGAAGAGTGCCCTGTCGACTGCATTTACGAAGGTGAGCGTTCCCTCTATATCCACCCCGATGAATGTGTCGACTGTGGTGCCTGTGAACCTGTGTGCCCTGTTGAGGCCATTTACTACGAGGATGACACCCCGGAAGAGTGGGCCGACTACTACAAGGCCAACGTTGAGTTCTTCGACGACCTCGGTTCCCCGGGTGGAGCAGCCAAGATCGGTAATACGGGTAAGGACCACCCGTTCATCTCCGCACTGCCCCCGCAGAACCAAGACCACTAA
- the typA gene encoding translational GTPase TypA, which translates to MSETITNTASRSDLRNVAIVAHVDHGKTTLVDAMLKQTNSFASHGEVEDRVMDSGDLEREKGITILAKNTTVAYNGPSSNGETITINVIDTPGHADFGGEVERGLSMVDGVVLLVDSSEGPLPQTRFVLRKALAAHLPVILLVNKTDRPDARIDEVVHESMDLLLGLASDLADEVPDLDLDKVLEVPVVYAAAKVGRASLEQPANGSAPENEDLEPLFKTIIEHIPAPTYNPDGVLQAHVTNLDASPFLGRLALLRIYNGTLRKGQTVAWARANGELKNVKITELLATKALTRVPAESAGPGEIVAVAGIEEITIGETLTDAENPQPLPLITVDDPAISMTIGINTSPLAGKVKGAKVTARQVKDRLDKELIGNVSIKVLPTERPDAWEVQGRGELALAILVEQMRREGFELTVGKPQVVTKTVDGKIHEPMEHMTIDVPEEYLGSVTQLMAARKGRMTNMANHGTGWCRMEFIVPARGLIGFRTKFLTDTRGAGIAASISEGYEPWAGPIEYRTNGSMIADRAGVVTPFAMINLQERGSFFVKPTSEVYEGMIVGENSRADDMDVNITKEKKLTNMRAASSDSFENLTPPRDLTLEESLEFAREDECVEVTPEDIRIRKLILDSNERAKANRARAKS; encoded by the coding sequence ATGTCTGAAACCATCACCAATACTGCGTCGCGGAGCGATCTGCGCAACGTCGCGATCGTCGCACACGTTGACCACGGCAAGACCACTTTGGTCGACGCCATGCTCAAGCAGACCAACTCCTTCGCTTCCCATGGTGAGGTTGAGGACCGTGTCATGGACTCCGGTGACCTGGAACGCGAAAAGGGCATTACCATCCTCGCGAAGAACACCACGGTTGCCTACAACGGCCCGTCGTCCAACGGCGAGACCATCACCATCAACGTCATCGACACCCCCGGCCACGCCGACTTCGGTGGCGAGGTAGAGCGCGGTCTCTCCATGGTTGACGGCGTCGTCCTTCTGGTCGACTCCTCCGAGGGCCCCCTGCCCCAGACCCGGTTTGTGCTCCGTAAGGCTCTTGCCGCGCACCTCCCGGTCATCCTCCTGGTCAACAAGACTGACCGTCCTGACGCCCGCATCGACGAAGTTGTCCACGAGTCCATGGACCTGCTCCTCGGTCTCGCCTCGGACCTCGCCGACGAAGTTCCGGACCTGGACCTGGATAAGGTCCTTGAAGTTCCCGTTGTCTACGCCGCTGCCAAGGTTGGCCGCGCATCCCTGGAGCAGCCGGCCAACGGCTCTGCCCCGGAGAACGAGGACCTTGAGCCCCTTTTCAAGACGATCATTGAGCACATCCCCGCTCCGACGTACAACCCGGACGGCGTGCTGCAGGCACACGTGACCAACCTGGACGCATCGCCGTTCCTTGGCCGCCTCGCCCTGCTCCGCATCTACAACGGCACCCTCCGCAAGGGCCAGACCGTTGCTTGGGCACGCGCCAACGGTGAGCTCAAGAACGTCAAGATCACCGAACTGCTGGCCACCAAGGCCCTGACCCGTGTCCCGGCCGAGTCCGCCGGCCCGGGTGAAATCGTTGCCGTTGCCGGCATCGAGGAGATCACCATTGGTGAAACCCTGACGGATGCCGAGAACCCGCAGCCGCTTCCGTTGATCACCGTGGACGATCCCGCGATCTCCATGACCATCGGTATCAACACCTCGCCGCTGGCCGGCAAGGTCAAGGGCGCCAAGGTTACGGCCCGCCAGGTGAAGGATCGCCTGGACAAGGAGCTGATCGGTAACGTCTCCATCAAGGTTCTTCCCACCGAGCGTCCCGACGCTTGGGAAGTTCAGGGCCGTGGCGAGCTCGCGCTGGCCATCCTGGTTGAGCAGATGCGTCGCGAAGGCTTCGAGTTGACCGTGGGCAAGCCCCAGGTTGTCACCAAGACCGTCGATGGCAAGATCCACGAGCCCATGGAACACATGACCATTGACGTGCCGGAAGAGTACCTCGGTTCCGTGACGCAGCTCATGGCTGCCCGCAAGGGCCGCATGACCAACATGGCCAACCACGGCACCGGTTGGTGCCGCATGGAATTCATCGTTCCTGCCCGTGGCCTGATCGGTTTCCGCACCAAGTTCCTCACGGACACCCGCGGTGCCGGTATCGCTGCCTCCATCTCTGAAGGCTACGAGCCGTGGGCCGGCCCCATCGAGTACCGCACCAACGGTTCGATGATCGCCGACCGCGCCGGTGTTGTGACGCCGTTCGCCATGATCAACTTGCAGGAGCGCGGTTCCTTCTTTGTGAAGCCCACCTCCGAGGTTTACGAAGGCATGATCGTGGGCGAGAACTCCCGCGCGGACGACATGGACGTCAACATCACCAAGGAAAAGAAGCTCACCAATATGCGTGCAGCTTCCTCCGACTCCTTCGAAAACCTGACGCCGCCGCGCGATCTGACCCTCGAAGAGTCCCTCGAATTCGCCCGTGAAGACGAGTGCGTTGAGGTGACGCCGGAAGATATCCGTATCCGCAAGCTCATCCTGGACTCCAACGAGCGTGCCAAGGCCAACCGCGCCCGCGCCAAGTCCTAG
- a CDS encoding citrate synthase has translation MTETTSATLRHAGGELELPRIKVVEGNEGYDVSKLLKQTGAVAYDPGFMNTAATTSAITYIDGDAGILRYRGYPIEQLAQHSSFLEVSYLLIYGNLPTPTELEEFDQKIRRHTLLHEELKGFFGGFPRDAHPMPVLSSAVSALSTFYQDSLDPFNAEHVEVSTIRLMAKLPVIAAYAHKKSIGQPMLYPDNSMNLVENFLRLSFGLPAEQYEMDPVVVKALDLLLILHADHEQNCSTSTVRLVGSSNANLFASVSAGINALFGPAHGGANEAVLKMLRQIQADGIKPEDYMEKVKNKEDGVRLMGFGHRVYKNYDPRAKIIKATAHEVLGKLGGNDELLDIAMRLEEKALADDYFIQRKLYPNVDFYTGLIYKAMGFPEKMFTVLFAIGRLPGWIAQWREMINDPQTKIGRPRQLYTGEPERNYPAN, from the coding sequence ATGACTGAGACCACCAGCGCGACACTGCGCCATGCCGGCGGCGAACTCGAACTGCCGCGCATCAAGGTTGTAGAAGGAAACGAAGGCTACGACGTTTCCAAGCTGCTGAAGCAGACGGGCGCCGTTGCCTATGACCCCGGCTTCATGAACACAGCGGCCACTACCTCGGCCATCACCTACATCGACGGCGACGCAGGCATCCTGCGCTACCGCGGTTATCCCATTGAGCAGCTCGCGCAGCACTCGAGCTTCCTCGAAGTTTCCTACCTGCTGATCTACGGCAACCTTCCCACCCCCACGGAGTTGGAAGAGTTCGATCAGAAGATCCGCCGCCACACGCTCCTGCACGAAGAGCTCAAGGGCTTCTTCGGCGGGTTCCCGCGTGACGCCCACCCCATGCCGGTGCTCTCCTCTGCTGTTTCCGCGCTGTCCACGTTCTACCAGGACTCGCTGGATCCCTTCAACGCGGAGCACGTGGAAGTTTCCACCATCCGCCTGATGGCCAAGCTGCCGGTCATCGCGGCCTACGCGCACAAGAAGTCCATCGGCCAGCCGATGCTTTACCCGGATAACTCCATGAACCTGGTGGAGAACTTCCTGCGCCTGAGCTTCGGTCTCCCGGCCGAGCAGTATGAAATGGATCCGGTAGTCGTCAAGGCACTGGACCTCCTGCTCATCCTGCACGCAGACCACGAGCAGAACTGCTCCACGTCCACCGTGCGTCTTGTGGGCTCGTCCAACGCCAACCTCTTCGCGTCGGTGTCCGCCGGCATCAACGCCCTCTTCGGCCCCGCACACGGTGGCGCCAACGAGGCCGTGTTGAAGATGCTCCGCCAGATCCAGGCCGACGGCATCAAGCCCGAGGACTACATGGAGAAGGTCAAGAACAAGGAAGACGGCGTCCGCCTCATGGGCTTCGGACACCGTGTCTACAAGAACTACGATCCCCGCGCCAAGATCATCAAGGCAACGGCACACGAAGTTCTGGGCAAACTCGGCGGCAATGATGAACTGCTGGACATCGCCATGCGCCTCGAAGAGAAGGCACTGGCTGACGACTACTTCATCCAGCGCAAGCTGTACCCGAACGTCGACTTCTACACCGGCCTGATTTACAAGGCCATGGGCTTCCCGGAGAAGATGTTCACTGTCCTCTTTGCAATTGGACGCCTGCCGGGCTGGATTGCCCAGTGGCGCGAAATGATCAACGATCCCCAGACTAAGATCGGCCGTCCGCGGCAGCTCTACACAGGGGAGCCGGAGCGCAACTACCCGGCCAAC